Within the Spartobacteria bacterium genome, the region GCTGGAGCGAGAGGGTGTTGTGGGGTTGTCATAGTGACTCCTGATTGTTGTTTGCCTCGATATGCCCAAGGCCGGACATGACGAATCGCTGAACGAAATCCGTCATATTTAGAGAATAACACTTTGTTATCGTTTTGTCAAAATGAAGTATAATTAGATATCTGATTGATCAAGGAGGGATATGGATAAACTATTGGAAACGGCTAGAGAACACTTGTCGGACACGGCACTTGAAAATGTAGCTGATTGGCTAGAAAAGCCCAAATATGCCGAATATCGCGACGAGCTAGTTCAGATGATCGAGGGCGAAAAATGGCAGGCGATAGAAGATGCTTTTTTCAAAGTTATCGAATTTGGTACCGCTGGTCGACGTGGCACTACCGGTGTCGGTAGCAATCGAATCAACCGTGTAACAGTAGGCGAATCGGCCGAGGCTTTGTGCCAATACATGAAACAGATTGACAAATCTTCACTCGAGAAGGGGATAGTCATAGCCTATGATACTCGTTTGTCGTCAGATAAGCTTAGCCGACATGTAGCTAGCGTCTGTGTGGCCAACGGATTCAAAACCTATCGATTTGAAAGTTTTCGTTCAACTCCTGAGCTGAGTTTCGCCGTCCGTCACCTCGGCTGCGCCGCTGGTATAGTTATAACCGCTAGTCACAATCCTCCGTCCGACAACGGATTCAAAGCTTATTGGAGCGACGGTTGTCAGCTAGTCGCACCTCACGACAAAGGTGTGCTAGACATGGCTAGTAAACTGCAGGAAATCCACGTCGTGGACTACGAAAAAGCCCTACAACAAGGTACGATCGAAGAAATCGGAGCCGAAGTTGATGAGGCATATATAGACGTGGCCACCGCAGAAGCAGTTGGTACTACACGTAATATTTCGATTATATATTCGCCTCTTCATGGCGCTGGACAGCGTAACACGTTGCCGGTATTACGGGCTGCCGGATTTGCCGATGTTCGCCCAGTCGAGGAGCAAATGGTTCCCGATGGCAATTTTCCAACTATACCGGACGGTCGTCCGAACCCCGAAAACATACCTGCTAACCAGATGACCGCCGACAAAATGCTCGACGAAAAAGCCGATATCGCTATAACCAACGATCCCGACGCCGACCGTATCGGCGTCATGGCGCGTCACCATGAAGCTGTAGTTTATTTCAACGGCAATCAAGCCTCGGCGCTAGCCGCAGAATACATACTAAAAACTATGCAAGCTCAAGGCTCTCTTACCCCAGAGCATTATGTTGCCAAAACTATCGTCACTACCGATCTTCACGACGCTATCGCCGAGTATTACGGCGTGAAATGTTACGGAAACCTACTGGTCGGGTTCAAATATATTGGCGAGCTAATACGCAACAAAGAAAACTCAGGCGAAAAGTTCGTCATGGGCAGTGAAGAAAGCTTCGGTATGCTCAAAGGCGACTACGCCCGCGACAAAGACGGAGCCACTGGGGCGCTA harbors:
- a CDS encoding phospho-sugar mutase, which encodes MDKLLETAREHLSDTALENVADWLEKPKYAEYRDELVQMIEGEKWQAIEDAFFKVIEFGTAGRRGTTGVGSNRINRVTVGESAEALCQYMKQIDKSSLEKGIVIAYDTRLSSDKLSRHVASVCVANGFKTYRFESFRSTPELSFAVRHLGCAAGIVITASHNPPSDNGFKAYWSDGCQLVAPHDKGVLDMASKLQEIHVVDYEKALQQGTIEEIGAEVDEAYIDVATAEAVGTTRNISIIYSPLHGAGQRNTLPVLRAAGFADVRPVEEQMVPDGNFPTIPDGRPNPENIPANQMTADKMLDEKADIAITNDPDADRIGVMARHHEAVVYFNGNQASALAAEYILKTMQAQGSLTPEHYVAKTIVTTDLHDAIAEYYGVKCYGNLLVGFKYIGELIRNKENSGEKFVMGSEESFGMLKGDYARDKDGATGALPLAEYAAELKEQGKTLWDAMLDLYRKYGLYVESLENIMFPGAKGFADMKQIMQSLRDEPPREIAGHTVTALLDYNSLERKDVVGNTSTSIDCASGDVIVLEFNGDKRRRITIRPSGTEPKIKIYAQWYEEAGEDVATQYELAQQKLKQLTGAFDALTKGESA